The Mytilus trossulus isolate FHL-02 chromosome 3, PNRI_Mtr1.1.1.hap1, whole genome shotgun sequence genome contains a region encoding:
- the LOC134709552 gene encoding protein SPEC3-like: MAQLPGQYPPAGDQPPPYPSGQQPHPHGGYPPPPHAGYAPHPHAGYAPHPGYGHPPMQQQQQQQSVVVINQNRPEVVTVKEKGCMPDTTDWKWWNWLLAVIAVIILGPIVLAIGIVCCCLMMGDESR, encoded by the exons cttCCAGGTCAGTATCCGCCTGCAGGTGACCAGCCACCACCTTATCCATCGGGACAACAGCCACATCCACATGGTGGTTACCCACCACCACCTCACGCTGGATATGCGCCACATCCCCATGCTGGATATGCACCTCATCCAGGGTATGGCCACCCACCGATGCAACAGCAACAGCAGCAACAGTCTGTAGTTGTCATTAACCAGAATCGTCCAGAAGTTGTAACTGTAAAAGAAAAAGG ATGTATGCCTGATACTACTGACTGGAAATGGTGGAATTGGCTGTTAGCAGTTATAGCCGTTATAATTTTAGGACCAATTGTATTGGCTATTGGT aTTGTCTGCTGTTGTCTAATGATGGGGGACGAAAGCAG aTAA